Genomic window (Cololabis saira isolate AMF1-May2022 chromosome 10, fColSai1.1, whole genome shotgun sequence):
GTAACACACCGGTCCTCTATGTTGTCATTCCATATATATCCTCTGAGAGTTTCCCTTTGAATTACAACATCTACTGTTGTgtgtgggtttgttttttttcccatgtaGCCCGGCAGGAGGACGATGAGTTTGTGTGCCAGATTGTCTACGTCTTCTATCAGATGGTGTTTCACCAAGCTACTCGAGACGTCATCATCAAAGACACTCGTATCCTTCCCAGAGTTATCTCGCTGACCCCGACTCATTTGATTAGGAGTTTTTTTATTTCGGTCCgtttggatacaacataatacaacataaaaaaggtccaatatattaaatggcaccgaaaaggtataggctgaagccaaggcttactatgcctacccttttatgaacctcgactcaggagggtttatacaaaacaaaactaataatttgggttcaaacattgaaaaagaatggatatattggacaagtaacagaggtatctagacaagaagcaaagacaaaaaaacaaagatgaaaacaaaacaaaaaacatactataaattgcaAGGAGTGATAAATTAAGTGGTTCTTGGCAAGAGACTGTACAGCGCGGAAAGCAGAGGTTAAGAGTAGGGTGtgtaaaaaatttttttttttaacataccaAGCGGCTTACAGGGCACCTGCTATGATGTGGTGCTGCTTCACCAACTCCTCGGCTAAACGGCCGCGGAGAGCGGTCATGCAAACACTTGCTTCAATTTGCTACTATCATGgtattttttataatattatcatatcaatgttttatatttatttaatgttttatttttgaacttCTTTTTGAATTTGGTTACAGTAGTGCATAGTTTTAGTTCATTTTCTAAACGTAAACCTATTTAAACGTGTATTTCAACAAACATAGCAACCGACGGTAGTCTTTCCTTAACCGTCCACGCAGAGGCTCCAGCTTACTTGATAGATCTGATGCACGACAAGAACACCGAGATCAGTAAAGTGTGTGACAACACTCTTGACATTATCGCTGTAAGTAACCTGCATACATAAGAGGTTGAATCTTCAAAAAGCTAAAATACCACAACAGAAATGTTTCTTCTTTAATTCcccaaattccttttttttttttctcttcttcatttccaGGAGTACGATGAGGAGTGGGGGAGGAAAATTCAGTCTGAGAAATTCCGTTTCCACAACAATCAATGGTTGGAGATGGTTGAGAGTCGCCAAGCTGATGATCCCGAACCGTATCTTTATGACAACGACAATGACAGGACCGATCTGTTCTACAGCGCAGGTAACGTAGCGTAACGTGGTGAAtatattaaaattttaaattatgaATACATAATTTTTCTATCTTGTAGTAGGCATATTTCATTTGAAAATTGAGGACAAGCACAACCAgcgtgtttttattatttcctcTGAATCAGTCAAGCTCCTTTCACAGTTTATTTTCTCACATCAATGCGTCCGTAGATGGGATTACTCCAGCAGATGGCTCTGTCAGTCCAGACTTCTTCTCTCAGCTGCAGCCTCAGAATGGAGACTTCCACCTTACCGGGTGAGTTTACACGCTTCAGAAACAAACCCGCATAACTTATTCATTTTTCCAACATCAACCATCACAAATCAATTCTGTCAGTTTCGTCAGGCATTAACTTTGGTTCATTATTTATTGGTTAGTTTCAGTCTTTTGAATTATTCTTACCCCTCTGAGTAGGCCAAGTATTTCCCAGTATTTTTTCCCATGTGGCAAAACTAACACGTTCTGTCATTTTTGTCTGGCTTTCTGCATCAGAGATATGAATGATGTCTTCGACCAGACCTCTTCATCACCGGGACGACCAGCGACTGCCTACGGCTTTAGACCTGATGAGCAACCTTTCTATCAGTAAACTTGGAGACAAACGTCTGATCTGCTTTCAGCAGCAGACGCTATCTTCCTAAATTCCtgcatgatacattttttttctcagttccCTGAACTTATTGCCATAACAGATTTTTGCTGTGGTTACTTAGACAGTGGTCGTGCAGGAAAAAACCCTCAAATCTTCTTGACACATTCTGCATTTTTCGCTTAGATTTGATGTGGAaagactgattttttttaatttttttttgtagtcCCAACAAGACCACTGCTACCTTACCATCCATCATACtcatgtcttcctttgttttcacagtttttttcATTCGTACATGTTAAAGGTAGCACAAAACTATACCTTCAACCCTCCCAGAGTAACAGCGGTGTAGAAAGTGATGTTGCACCAGGACATAGCCGTGACCAGTCAGTGCTCAATAAACAGATGTGCACAAATATGTTGACACTCttccattaaaaataaaagttttttttttgtttttatgattCTGTTGGagcacaattcaaaagcaatgtctAATTTTCCGTATTCAGTGTTCAgtaaattaatatttattattacttttgtcagttttatGTTATTTCAGAGACCATTGCAGGCTttacttcctttcttttttttaactaaatgtCCGATTGTTTACGTTACAGTACCCACATAAGTATTATGTTTGCTcagtaagaaaaataaaaaataaccacTCAATTCCCAATAAGTTGGAACGCTGTATAAAGTGTAAATAAAAGCGAATGTAGTCCTTCTGCCTGTAGAGGAGGCGGGACATCTGTGGCCACTACACTGATCTGCCTGCACATCCCTGATCATGCTTCTTTCTCATTCAGCGACAGTAACGCAGCGACCACAGCAAAGGATCATGCAGTCATTAAACTGTTTCTTGCAGACACCATCAGCTGTTGTAACAACTCCACCAACCTGTTTTAGGACCAAGATATTGTTCCATTAACAAGGCTGCACCTTTCCCCACGGGGTCCGGATGCAAAACGTTGGTAGTCTGGTAATATTTTGCACATATTGTTTGAATTCAATGCATGATTAAGTTTGTATGATAAGTGAATGTCAATCTATGTATACTACtgtgttgtagttttttttaaattgttattGTTGCTGCTTTCATTGTTTCTTAAGAAGACACTGTAAATAGAAGTAAGTTGTGCACCGGAGGCGCTTGCCGCCGTTCTTACTGTCATTCATCTTCAGATtcttaaataaaagaaaaatccaaCATTGCTGGTCTGCCGAATTCAAGTGTGtgctaacacaatgccaagaaggaGAGACATCAGCAGCAGTTGCTTAGGTCTTTCCTCCTTTTACAGGTTTACCACCATGAAGAGATGATGCATCAGGATGGTCCTAAGCTGGTTCTGTTGACTCATGTTGgcctaaacatttaaaaaataataataaaatgaagccacatttagaagaaaatatgtttattatCAGTTATTTGAGCATTAAACATTTTCCAGTGTTAAAAAATTTGCATATGTAAATTATACAAGTTATAAAAAAAGAGATCTGACTTTTAGAAAAtgttaataaaatgaaaaaatatatcAACTTATTTTCAGAATTCAGCCCTTATttcattttgtcttttctttgtaccatataaaacaataaaataaaggactGATGTAGATTTGGCTGGTGAGGTCAGGGTCCACAGTTGCCGTGGCGATAGCTGTGTCAgggtgagctgctgctggtggggcAGGAGGTCAATACTGTCTCCACTTCAGTGATCTCGGTCACAAGCTCTCTGATGGTCGCCACACTCCCCAGTAGCTCGGCAGGACCGTCCGGTTGTGAGTTCTCTTCCTGAAGACTTGGAGGAACCTCCTTCTCcctgttttcttcttctgcacAACTCCCTTCCTCTGCTGCTTGTCCCTCGTTGTCTTTTGGTGCTTCGGAGTTGAGTTCATCCCCTTtctcatccatccttccttcactgCCGGTCTGCTCTGTGCTTGTGACTACGGTGTGCTCTGCTGGTGATGCAGAGGCTGTGCATCCTTCATTGATCGGCTTGTCTCCTGTTTGGTCCTCACCCTCCACTTGttcttctctctcttccttctGACCCTCCATTGTTGTCtccttttcctctttctctACTGCTTCATTTACCTTcccctccatcctctccactTCCCAGTTGTCCTTGATCCGTCCCGTCAAGTAGACAGCTCTGTCAGTGATCTGCCGGCCCGACTTCTGCTTCTCGGGATCCATGGAGGACGGAGTAACCGCTTCACTCAGTGACCCGAGACTGATTTTCATTGCACTTTCATCTGCCCCAGGTGAGTGTGGTGGTGAAGAAGGCTGCATGGAGGAGGCCTCCTCTGGCATTTGATCAAAGGTCGAGGGCTCAGGAGCAGAGGGATTTGTTTCAGGAGTTGTAGAAAGATCACTTTGAGAGGATTCACTTTGAGAGTATTCACTTTGAGCATCTGACGACTGAGAGAAGTCTAAAGCAGATGGGTCAAAATAGTCTGAGTTGGTGGATCCCTGGTCAGCCTGAGGGTCAGGTGCATCGTGTGTAACGGAAACATCAGAGATGGAAGATTCAGCTGCACCTGAGTCGGTTTCTGCTGATGTTGCATCACTGTTGATCTTGGCTTCTTCACTGGTTTCCTTGAGATGTTGAGCCTCATTACTTCCACAATCATCTTGCTGTTGTGTGACAACGATCACTGGAGTTGTGCTCTGGCCAGACGGCTGACCGGCACTGGAGTCTGACTTGGTGTCATCCTTGAGTTCTGCATCATTCTGAGGAAAAACATCAGCTGTCTGATTATCTTCTACTGCAGGAGCAGTTTCTCGATCGCCTTTAGGAGCTGAAGAGGAAAGTCGAGTACGATTTGCCGGGCTGTCTGGTGCCGAGCAAGGAGGCGTCTGTCCCAGCAGACTGTACTGACTGATGGCCAGATCTGAAGTGTCCAGCAGGAGATGGTTGCTCTTCCTGCTGACAGCATCCTGGACCACTGGACCAAAAGTATAAAAGAGGTCAATATCAGATGTAATATTTTACCTTTTGTCTTTCAAGGTGAGTTAGAAATGTACAACATACTGTTTAAGGAAAGATACCAACACAAACTGTGTGCTTTACCTGTCTCTATTTCTCTCCTGAGGAGACTTCTCAGAATGTCATCGAAGACATTTTGAACCAGAATGAAAGCGCTGTAGTCAGAGAAGATGTACTGCTCAAACTGTTGTAGCCCCTGCAGGGAGACGACAGGTGGTTTGTGAAGTGCGAGTCACAACATGAAGCAGACTGCAGCAGTAAATCTGACCTACAGTTTTCCACTTGCTGTCCAGCCTCCGAACGAGAGAAGGCAGAGAGATCTCCAGCAGAGCCTCCTGGTAGAGCCTCCTCTGGACCACTCTGCTGTCGTAGTCCAGCTGctgctcaaacacacacacatctgcttTTAACATGATCATTTCTGATGTCATCATTGTTTTGAACATTTTATGGTCTTAGGATGGATGCCATGCTCCACCCTGTGATAGCTGGTGCAGATACTGGATGAGGTTTTTTACTGGTTTCACACTAGTTGTTCAGAAAGCAACCAGTGGGACTCATCTGATTATGATGTTAAGCACCAAACCTTGTTTTGCTACTAAATTAGGCTTGAAAATATCTCTTAAACATGAGGATGTAATCATATGGCTCTGTGCTGATAAGTAATGTGTGCTCAGACTTGTATTGCTTTCGTTGTAAATTTGTAAATTAAAGTCTGTTTCGGTTAGTCATGAAGTCAGCAAATTGGTGTATGATAAACCTTCTCTACCTTGAGTACTCTTTCTTTAGCTCTCTCCATCTTGACAGGAACCTGAGAGGGTTGCAGTCTTGTTGATGACTGCAAAAACTTCTCCAAAGTGTAGACGGCCCTGTCCAGgagctgcaaaacacacacaaaccaaacacacaaacgtgccccaaaagtcaccaaattttgcatgcaagccaggcctggcgaaaaatttgatatttaatgttttgcattaatgggtgtggcctaatggctcaacagcgccccctagaaaacttcatgcctcaagccccacaatacggtttgacgtacatgcacgaaaatcggtacaaacctgtatcatggcgcaacttaacgAAAAGTCtcatggcgccatggccgaaaccgaacaggaagtcggccattttgaattaattctgtaattttggcgcaatttatgccatttcttcgaccgcttcttcgcccgaaccataacgttcacccaggtgtgatatacatcaaaatgtgcgtctcgatcctgcgacgacgcgcattacttttttcagtcaaaagcgttaccgtggcgacgatagacgccaaaaagtgcgcccccccttcatctgattggtccatatttgatagttcctactttctgctataacttttgaatggtttgacataaagactcgtgggtggtgtcatcagactcagttttgagtccttgaacataattggtgcaaattagccccgccccttcttctgattagtcgatatttgataatccctattttctgccataacttttgaatggtttgatgtagagagtcgtgggtggtgtcatccgctaaatgtccaggcctgaagaatctacatgcaagtcatacaagcacttccactgcagcacgcctgaacgtgcacaagggtgcgagggcccgttcatcgctgcttgcagctttaattattattattattactaccatTCTTATTTTCTGTTTGGACCCTTTAAAGACCACATCTGTTCTGAGGGTTTCCCATTATACCTGCTCCATCTCCAGATGTGTAGAGTGGACCAGTCTCTGAGTGCTTGTCAGTCCAAACCGCTGTTTCAAGTCTTCAAACTTCTCTATCAGGCCGTCCACCTTCTCGtagctctgatccagacggagAGAGTACAAACTGGACAAgacctggaaaacacacacactcagataaAACCAGCCCTGTTAACTGGACAACCCCCCGGACAACTTAAGCAAGAACCTTTTTAAAGAATCAGCAGGTTgatgagtgttttttttatacagaATACAGAAGACACACACCACCTTCTTCATCTCATTGGTTTCTCCGTTTGTGAGGGAAAAGGCAGCGTCCATCTGTGCGTGTAGTGTGTGCTGCATGCTCAGAAACCCTGCACCGATGTTCTCTGTCAGCGCTTCCAGGATCGAGGCCATGTAGGGTGATGCAGACTCACTGCAAACTTTCTCTGCTTCTTCCAATATGTACgctgaaacacacacatgttCACAAAATCAGctgctttttctcttttcttaaaACAATGTTCTTCGTGTCTTACAGCTTTCGAGTGTAATCCCAGATGTTTCAGCTTACGCTACCTTGAACCTTCTGCTCCAGGAAGCTGTGAGAGGACATGATCTCGGCCAGGTTGGACCTGATAAGTGCTTGACTGGCGGTCGCTGTCTGACGACACTCCATCTTTAGAGCCTCCAGACCTGCGGTCAGTTGTTCCAGCACCAGCGTGTAGGTTGCCTGCACTGTCTGTACACACAGGAAacataatatattaaaaaaaaagaatgacaatcttaataataatagaaaaaacaACTTGCAGTATATTACAGCTAAAAACTCAAGGTTATGGAGGATATTATAAGTCTGCGTTATCATACCGGATCAAAAACACATTCATGGGGGAAGTCAACGCTTCGTGCTCTCAAAATAGATCCCGCTTGTGCAACAGTTCCCTTATACATTTATAAACTACTGAAAAAGAGGAAACACTTAAATCACCTCAAAAAATTATTGAAAATCTTTCATAATTCATATTTTATAATTTGTTGAAAATTAGGCTATTTAAACAGTCGCAaccaaaataataatttagtcATCACGATCAGATTGATATCCTGTAAGATTGATTGAATTATATATGGCACTGACAAATACTAAAAATAGTTCAGAAATTATCCCCAATGATATTTTTTCCTTCCTGCAAAGCGATTACAAATGTTGGTAACTCATCCTGTATTAGGGGGCGGATGCTATCTGAACTTTATAGATTTAATCTGTAGACTGTAAACAAGAGATGAATCAAGCAACCAAAACTTAAGCGACTGGCTTGTAAAAAGCAGTTTTCATACTGTAGACAGTCAACCTGGATAACTGAAACCCAGCTGCACAAACATCTGACTTTAGGGGTTAATGACTTTTTAACTAtgacaatatttttttaaaggagtCACCAGCACCAAGGTCAGAAGGTGTCACCCGCCAGTTAGTTGAGAGTAGTTTAGTGAATGCAGATTTGTgtcaagatatatatatatctatatatatatatatatatatatatatatatatatatatatatatatatatatatatatatatgtatatatatatatatatatatatatatatatatatatagactatACACTCACTACTCTCACTACTAATAGTAGTTAAAAGCAGACTGGCAGACACTTGATGGACAAATTTGCCCTCAGTCCACTAAACTGCCTTTATCTCCATTAAACATCCTGTTTAATGGAGATAAAGGAGATGTTTAATGTTTCCACTTCCCTTCTATCTTtgaatttccttccttccaataAAAAAGCAGCCGATACAGTAAAGAAGTTTTGCAGTTGCTGTACAACAGGGCCTTTGACGCCCCTGCTGGACAGGAACTCTCTTTACAGGGCAACCAGCAACAAAACATTGTAATCCAAAAACATTCAGTTTAATTTCAAACTACATGAAGATTTCCTTTAAAGTATACTTCCTTCAGAAGTTACTCA
Coding sequences:
- the LOC133452577 gene encoding protein Niban 1-like isoform X1 gives rise to the protein MGASSSGLLDEAKVNHIKGLVDGAFQSFSGFYRQQYSVAYLGHLHQELEPKKEGRSLLLTQRPQYAPEEVLYQGGVKFSCWDEHGKKCRERYAVLRRDYKMEIHDSMETLKRGCAAKVVLQPAGGIVFTTEDESRAQLEKSCAGILNGVKEDSSSAALPPDVFAVYLHLPYRGPTCFLFQQENERDHFLSALKTCIRHCNLDPWHASSYENQAFARGLGLYRQNRGCYESWEKLLGTEEQVLASQVMEEALPWLQSQLQAKVKGKKTERLRQWLATVQATYTLVLEQLTAGLEALKMECRQTATASQALIRSNLAEIMSSHSFLEQKVQAYILEEAEKVCSESASPYMASILEALTENIGAGFLSMQHTLHAQMDAAFSLTNGETNEMKKVVLSSLYSLRLDQSYEKVDGLIEKFEDLKQRFGLTSTQRLVHSTHLEMEQLLDRAVYTLEKFLQSSTRLQPSQVPVKMERAKERVLKQLDYDSRVVQRRLYQEALLEISLPSLVRRLDSKWKTGLQQFEQYIFSDYSAFILVQNVFDDILRSLLRREIETVVQDAVSRKSNHLLLDTSDLAISQYSLLGQTPPCSAPDSPANRTRLSSSAPKGDRETAPAVEDNQTADVFPQNDAELKDDTKSDSSAGQPSGQSTTPVIVVTQQQDDCGSNEAQHLKETSEEAKINSDATSAETDSGAAESSISDVSVTHDAPDPQADQGSTNSDYFDPSALDFSQSSDAQSEYSQSESSQSDLSTTPETNPSAPEPSTFDQMPEEASSMQPSSPPHSPGADESAMKISLGSLSEAVTPSSMDPEKQKSGRQITDRAVYLTGRIKDNWEVERMEGKVNEAVEKEEKETTMEGQKEEREEQVEGEDQTGDKPINEGCTASASPAEHTVVTSTEQTGSEGRMDEKGDELNSEAPKDNEGQAAEEGSCAEEENREKEVPPSLQEENSQPDGPAELLGSVATIRELVTEITEVETVLTSCPTSSSSP
- the LOC133452577 gene encoding protein Niban 1-like isoform X2 produces the protein MGASSSGLLDEAKVNHIKGLVDGAFQSFSGFYRQQYSVAYLGHLHQELEPKKEGRSLLLTQRPQYAPEEVLYQGGVKFSCWDEHGKKCRERYAVLRRDYKMEIHDSMETLKRGCAAKVVLQPAGGIVFTTEDESRAQLEKSCAGILNGVKEDSSSAALPPDVFAVYLHLPYRGPTCFLFQQENERDHFLSALKTCIRHCNLDPWHASSYENQAFARGLGLYRQNRGCYESWEKLLGTEEQVLASQVMEEALPWLQSQLQAKVKGKKTERLRQWLATVQATYTLVLEQLTAGLEALKMECRQTATASQALIRSNLAEIMSSHSFLEQKVQAYILEEAEKVCSESASPYMASILEALTENIGAGFLSMQHTLHAQMDAAFSLTNGETNEMKKVLSSLYSLRLDQSYEKVDGLIEKFEDLKQRFGLTSTQRLVHSTHLEMEQLLDRAVYTLEKFLQSSTRLQPSQVPVKMERAKERVLKQLDYDSRVVQRRLYQEALLEISLPSLVRRLDSKWKTGLQQFEQYIFSDYSAFILVQNVFDDILRSLLRREIETVVQDAVSRKSNHLLLDTSDLAISQYSLLGQTPPCSAPDSPANRTRLSSSAPKGDRETAPAVEDNQTADVFPQNDAELKDDTKSDSSAGQPSGQSTTPVIVVTQQQDDCGSNEAQHLKETSEEAKINSDATSAETDSGAAESSISDVSVTHDAPDPQADQGSTNSDYFDPSALDFSQSSDAQSEYSQSESSQSDLSTTPETNPSAPEPSTFDQMPEEASSMQPSSPPHSPGADESAMKISLGSLSEAVTPSSMDPEKQKSGRQITDRAVYLTGRIKDNWEVERMEGKVNEAVEKEEKETTMEGQKEEREEQVEGEDQTGDKPINEGCTASASPAEHTVVTSTEQTGSEGRMDEKGDELNSEAPKDNEGQAAEEGSCAEEENREKEVPPSLQEENSQPDGPAELLGSVATIRELVTEITEVETVLTSCPTSSSSP